ATTCGTGATGTATTAGAAATAAACAGACTTACTCAAATTTTATCCAGGGCACCGAAATGGTTAGTGCGCAAGCGCCTGCTTGATTTTTACGATCCATACTCTGGTGTTAGTCTGTTGAAACATTTTGATCGAGCTACACTGAACCGGATCGCAGCGCATATTCAAACAATCAGCCCACAGATTTTGAAGATAACTCATGCCTCTTTAAATGATAGAGCGTTAGATGAGCTGGGTGATGCACTCAATGCTAATGTGCTTGATCTTGGGAGTAACAATTTTTCTTGGGATAGGCTTCTTCCGAAACTGAGTCAATGTCGCTGGCTTAACTTGGCAGCGAACAGCCTTACACAGATTCAGCTACCGCTTCTTTCACAAAATATTGAGCAACTCTATTTGCACAAAAATGATATTTGTGAATTTACCACAACGCTCGGTCATGTGGAAAGGCTAAAGTCACTGAGTATATATCGAAATCGAGTAGAGGTTTTCGATTGGCCAGCAGGGCAAATGATGCTTGAGAACCTAAATCTTGGAGCAAACCCTATATCATCTCTACCCGATACACTAAGTGACTGTGTCACCTTGAGACGTTTGGGGTTGGCTAGAACTCAGCTTTCAACTTTGCCTGAATGGCTCTTTTCTATGCCAAACTTACATGAAATAGATATTAGTTATATAGAAAATCAGATTCCGGCAACACAGCTCTCTCACTTACGCGCTCAGCGCGTTTCGTTAATTACTCGACCTGGTTTAATTTTATAATGAGTGAAAACAACAATTCTCTTTTGCAGTTCCTGTTAGGTGATATACCTTCACAGTATTTTTTCAGTGAAATTTATAATAAGCGCCCGCTTCACGTTTCAGGGGCGTCGAGTAAGTTTTCTCATCTGTTTTCACTGGAAGTCCTAAATGCAATTCTGAACTTTTCATCGTTGCAATATCCCCGTATTCGCGTTACGGATCATTTTAATACAATCCATAAATACGACCTGATAGATGACAAGGATCGCTACAGCAACAACCTTAACAATGAATTGAATCGTAAGAAGATTCTGTTCGCTATTGCGCGTGGTGGGACCCTTGTATATGACCGTATCCAAGAATTCCACTTGCCACTTGAGAGATTTATCGATCAACTCAGCGAGGAAATTAACACTCGCATGAGTATCAACGGTTACTATACTGCGCGGCAAACAAAAGGTGTCAATGTTCACTTCGACCGACACGATGTATTTGCCATCCAGATCCACGGCAGTAAACGTTGGTTCTATCGAGAGGACTCTCATGTATTATCAAAAGCGATGCGCCACCAATCTGTTCCGCCTGTAGATGAGAGTTTTACGGGATGGCAGTCCGTACTCTTGAAACAGGGTGACGTATTTTATTGCCCACGCGGACTCTGGCATTTTACCCATACAGAAGACGAACACTCCGCTCATTTGGCAGTCGGTTTGTATCCGTTGACACTCGGTGATTGGCTCAAGAAATTGGAGTCGCATCCTGAAATTAGCGAACTACTGGAGGAGTACGTGCATCAACCTGGCATGAAAGCAACTTCCATTCAAAACGCCCACGTACTCGACAAATTTATTGATGCATTGCGTAATGAAGCCAATCGCCCAATCTCCCCGATGACTCAGCCACGACCGTATATCGAGCTTGAATGATGGAACAGTTTTATTTCATTATCACCGAACGCTGCAATCTAACGTGTTCACATTGCATCAGAGACTCTTCTCCTAACCGCAATGAAACTGCGGAAGCTAGCATGATCAAAAAAGCATTAACACAGATTGCGAGTAGTCATCCAGACAGTTTAGTCTTGATGAGTGGTGGAGAGCCCACGCTACATCGCCATTTCCGGGAGTTACTTGATTTTGGCCTTCATCTTGGGCTAACCATGACGATAAATACAAATGGTGTAACTTCGTTCTTTAAAGATTCAACGCTGAAAGAACTATCACAGCATCCACGTCTATCTGTACAAGTGTCTCTAGATGGCGATGAAGCGATGCACGATTCAATTCGAGGCCCTAATTCCTATCGTAAAGCGGTGCGAACTTTGAAGCGGCTTGTTGATAATGGAGTTCGCTGCAGTGTCTCAACGACGGTCGTAGATGTCGACTTCATGACTCGTGCCGATACTTTTATTTCATCTCTGGATAATATTGGGCTGGCGCACATTGCAATCAAACGAGCTACGTATGCAGGCAGAGCGGCAAGCGGCATCGACGTGAATGGTAAAAAATGGAACGAACACGTTTATCGCTTGCGAGCACTGCCGACAAAAACTCTTCTAAAAATAGCACCGATGTATGACTTTGATCGACTCGATTCACTTTCTGATGATGCACTAAATTCACTTGCATTACCCCCGTCCGCCACAAATTGTGGAGCAGGCACAGCCAAGGTATATGTCTATACCAACGGGGACGTATGCCCATGCACCTGCTTCAAAGATAAGCCTATGGGAAATTTGTATCTTTCAGACCTCGATACTATTCTCACAAAGCCTCCAAGTGTTCAAGTCAAGCATCCAGCTTGCAACGCATGTCGCTATTTTAGACTATGTCGCGGAGGCTGCTTGGGGAGCGGTTATCAAACAACGGGAACAATAGGAATGCCAGACCCGCGATGCCCCAAGGTAGCTATTGTGGATAGAGAGCTCGAAACGATTGCATATTTTCAGCGTTTTTAACACAAAAGAGATCTTGCAAGTTCTCATCTGTAATTTCGGTAAAGCGCTGAATACTCAACTCATGTACACGTAACAGCGCTACCTAAGGATTTTTTCTGGCCATCCATTTATAAACACTGAACCATCTGCTCTCAGGCGAATTTCAAGATTACGTTCAACGTTTCCACTACTCTCAATCCTCATATCGTAACGCCCTGTCAGGTAATTAAATTGCTGGTTCAAGGAGCCTGCCCATCGGCGACTATTGTCAGGCAAATCTGAGTCATAAGGCCCATCGACCAAAACATCCGTATATCTAAGTAGTCGCTCCGTCCCTGGTAAACACAACTCATTTAGTTCTTTTAGGGTATATCCACTAAATACCATCACCGAAAGTCCCAGCGACTGGGCTCCTTGTGCAACGACAGCCAAACCTTGTGCTTGTAATATGGGCTCGCCACCGAGAAAGGTCACCCCTTCAAGATCATATGTTTGGTGCGCATTCTCCAACCATTCGAGAACAGATTCTGCCGAAACAAGATCACGTTCAACTAGCTGCAGATATCCAGGGTTACAGCAACCAAGGCAACGCTTGTTGCAACCTTGCACCCACAAGGCTGCTCTGCGCCCAGGCCCTTCTGCCTCGGTGCAAGCTAAGCGAGATGCTATATTCAGGTAATACATAATTTCACTCCAACTCAAACATCAAGTTGCCACCTGCGATATGAACCTCAATCACTTTGCTTCGAATCTGATTAGAACCACCTAATTGTTCAAATAGAAAATCGGCTAATGGATCAATCAGTTTATTAGTTAGCGCGTTGGGGACGCCGCGACCACCCGTCCCGCGATCCACATCTTTAACCAGCAAGGCCAGTATCTCGGCCTCCTTAACAAACTTCAATTCCGAAACGCCCCATTTATCCTTCAATCCTTTGCGCAATAGCTCCAGCTTGGAGCGAGCGATGTCAATCAAGAAGCTATCGTCACGTATAAAGTTAAATGGAATGATGTTAGCCTCGCCTATTCTTCCCAACAATTCTGGGCGCTTTAGCTCTTGCACGAAATGTTGCCGTACCTTTTGGATGAATTCATTCCGCACATCTTGACTTTCATAACTGACTTCGGCTGCGCCAATATTTGAAGTGAACACGATAACGGT
The Pseudoalteromonas viridis DNA segment above includes these coding regions:
- a CDS encoding leucine-rich repeat domain-containing protein, which produces MLQSLHVISGLVRRSSGETIFIDALKALGIDLSFNSLYDKSLVTNNLEHLVVVVILPILGDNDLTDEVRNGIANLTSLDSHRKCSIVVVAQGDRHESDELVTRDTPFSIKVRHLFSCFGNFELLEKKLDQFTATALASEIYDYCNATNIRDVLEINRLTQILSRAPKWLVRKRLLDFYDPYSGVSLLKHFDRATLNRIAAHIQTISPQILKITHASLNDRALDELGDALNANVLDLGSNNFSWDRLLPKLSQCRWLNLAANSLTQIQLPLLSQNIEQLYLHKNDICEFTTTLGHVERLKSLSIYRNRVEVFDWPAGQMMLENLNLGANPISSLPDTLSDCVTLRRLGLARTQLSTLPEWLFSMPNLHEIDISYIENQIPATQLSHLRAQRVSLITRPGLIL
- a CDS encoding JmjC domain-containing protein, coding for MSENNNSLLQFLLGDIPSQYFFSEIYNKRPLHVSGASSKFSHLFSLEVLNAILNFSSLQYPRIRVTDHFNTIHKYDLIDDKDRYSNNLNNELNRKKILFAIARGGTLVYDRIQEFHLPLERFIDQLSEEINTRMSINGYYTARQTKGVNVHFDRHDVFAIQIHGSKRWFYREDSHVLSKAMRHQSVPPVDESFTGWQSVLLKQGDVFYCPRGLWHFTHTEDEHSAHLAVGLYPLTLGDWLKKLESHPEISELLEEYVHQPGMKATSIQNAHVLDKFIDALRNEANRPISPMTQPRPYIELE
- a CDS encoding radical SAM/SPASM domain-containing protein, with the protein product MMEQFYFIITERCNLTCSHCIRDSSPNRNETAEASMIKKALTQIASSHPDSLVLMSGGEPTLHRHFRELLDFGLHLGLTMTINTNGVTSFFKDSTLKELSQHPRLSVQVSLDGDEAMHDSIRGPNSYRKAVRTLKRLVDNGVRCSVSTTVVDVDFMTRADTFISSLDNIGLAHIAIKRATYAGRAASGIDVNGKKWNEHVYRLRALPTKTLLKIAPMYDFDRLDSLSDDALNSLALPPSATNCGAGTAKVYVYTNGDVCPCTCFKDKPMGNLYLSDLDTILTKPPSVQVKHPACNACRYFRLCRGGCLGSGYQTTGTIGMPDPRCPKVAIVDRELETIAYFQRF
- a CDS encoding 4Fe-4S single cluster domain-containing protein, with the protein product MYYLNIASRLACTEAEGPGRRAALWVQGCNKRCLGCCNPGYLQLVERDLVSAESVLEWLENAHQTYDLEGVTFLGGEPILQAQGLAVVAQGAQSLGLSVMVFSGYTLKELNELCLPGTERLLRYTDVLVDGPYDSDLPDNSRRWAGSLNQQFNYLTGRYDMRIESSGNVERNLEIRLRADGSVFINGWPEKILR